One Azoarcus sp. DN11 DNA segment encodes these proteins:
- a CDS encoding DUF4037 domain-containing protein, which produces MNGLTLAERYFERYGGDLLDGEFAAWRERIAVGLAGDGSDCLGFDDEQSRDHDWGPGFCLWLTDADHAAIGAALQRAYERLPKSFAGFGRAVTEWGSGRVGVLETGAWYKQYVRHPDGPQTLFDWLRIPEKDLAACTAGRVFHDPLDDFSRRRRRLLSFYPDDVRLAKIGARCMSIGQSGQYNFARVLARGEVFAARYAETKFCNDLMSLVYLLNRRYAPYYKWLHRGLLALPRLGRVVHAQVKALVSAGDADEKRAHIDALCAAAIAELQAEGLTSSDSRFLVDHGPLIHERIHDPALRRLSVLVG; this is translated from the coding sequence GTGAACGGCCTGACCCTCGCCGAGCGGTATTTCGAGCGTTACGGCGGCGACCTGCTCGATGGTGAATTCGCCGCCTGGCGCGAGCGCATCGCGGTCGGACTCGCTGGCGATGGCTCCGACTGCCTCGGGTTCGACGATGAGCAGTCGCGCGACCACGACTGGGGTCCGGGCTTCTGCCTGTGGCTCACCGACGCAGACCACGCCGCGATCGGCGCCGCGCTGCAGCGGGCCTACGAGCGGCTGCCGAAGTCGTTCGCCGGCTTCGGGCGCGCGGTGACCGAATGGGGCAGCGGACGGGTCGGGGTGCTCGAGACCGGCGCTTGGTACAAGCAATACGTCCGCCACCCCGACGGCCCGCAGACGCTTTTCGACTGGCTGCGCATTCCGGAAAAGGATCTGGCAGCCTGCACCGCCGGCCGCGTCTTCCACGACCCGCTCGACGACTTCTCGCGGCGCCGCCGCCGACTACTCTCGTTCTATCCCGACGATGTCAGGCTCGCCAAGATCGGTGCCCGCTGCATGTCGATCGGCCAGTCGGGGCAGTACAACTTCGCCCGCGTGCTCGCACGTGGCGAGGTGTTCGCGGCGCGATACGCGGAGACGAAGTTCTGCAACGATCTGATGTCCCTCGTCTACCTGCTGAACCGCCGCTATGCACCGTATTACAAGTGGCTGCATCGCGGCCTGCTCGCTCTGCCGCGGCTGGGCCGCGTCGTCCATGCGCAGGTCAAGGCCCTGGTGTCTGCGGGCGATGCCGACGAGAAGCGGGCGCACATCGACGCGCTGTGCGCGGCAGCGATCGCCGAACTGCAGGCCGAAGGGCTGACCAGCTCAGACAGCCGCTTTCTCGTCGATCACGGTCCGCTGATCCACGAGCGCATCCACGACCCCGCTTTGCGGCGCCTGAGCGTGCTGGTCGGCTGA
- a CDS encoding SDR family oxidoreductase — MTKRVLVIGGSYFSGRVFVEEALKMPGAELHVFNRGHFPLRMEGVTEHVGNREHPEEVRDAIPGGEWDAVVDFCAYTPAHVETLLGNLRGRVRQFLLISTTTVYRNPSGGPLDENAPLLDGPQPELGEYAGYGYEKCLAEDAARRECERLGIGLTVLRPAIIYGYYNYAPRETYFFDRLRNREPIVIPDPTRSSFNFIWVVDMARLLWRCIGEPGVVGETFNLASGEAVTYSRIVEALGGIVGKPVETLPLPVGEITRRNIPLPFPLDGPLLYSGAKIDRLFGFEHTPFHVGLREALKYYLMTKRREAAVGVAP; from the coding sequence ATGACGAAACGCGTACTGGTGATCGGCGGCAGTTATTTTTCCGGCCGGGTATTCGTCGAGGAAGCGCTGAAGATGCCCGGCGCCGAGCTGCACGTCTTCAACCGCGGCCATTTCCCGCTGCGCATGGAAGGCGTCACCGAGCATGTCGGCAACCGCGAGCACCCCGAGGAGGTCCGGGATGCGATCCCCGGTGGCGAATGGGACGCGGTTGTCGATTTCTGCGCCTACACGCCCGCTCACGTTGAAACGCTGCTCGGGAATCTGCGCGGTCGGGTTCGCCAGTTTCTGCTGATCAGCACGACGACCGTCTACCGGAACCCAAGCGGCGGGCCGCTCGACGAGAACGCCCCCCTGCTCGACGGTCCGCAGCCGGAACTGGGCGAATACGCCGGTTACGGCTATGAGAAATGCCTCGCCGAAGACGCGGCCCGGCGCGAATGCGAGCGACTGGGGATCGGCCTTACTGTGCTGAGGCCGGCGATCATCTATGGCTATTACAACTACGCACCGCGCGAGACGTATTTTTTTGACCGCCTGCGTAACCGCGAACCCATCGTGATACCCGACCCCACGCGGTCGTCGTTCAATTTCATCTGGGTCGTGGATATGGCGCGCCTCCTGTGGCGCTGCATCGGAGAGCCCGGCGTGGTCGGGGAGACCTTCAATCTCGCCTCGGGCGAGGCGGTGACCTACTCGCGCATCGTCGAGGCGCTCGGCGGGATCGTCGGCAAGCCGGTCGAAACCTTGCCGCTGCCGGTCGGGGAAATCACGCGCCGCAACATTCCGCTGCCCTTCCCGCTCGACGGGCCGCTTCTTTACAGCGGCGCGAAGATCGACCGTCTTTTCGGGTTCGAGCACACGCCCTTCCACGTCGGCCTGCGTGAGGCGCTGAAGTACTACCTGATGACGAAACGACGCGAGGCCGCAGTTGGCGTGGCGCCATGA
- a CDS encoding amidohydrolase family protein, translating to MNADLILCNLVAFTPGAPTHGADLVAIRNGRILHVGNRSARASLTGPHTQVVDCQGATLIPGFNDAHCHPVAFAMTTRHVDCGPPRVASIADLVDALRARAVETRPGNWLRAANCDPATLAERRLPNRWELDLASPAHPVIVVERSGQHCVLNSRALALCGIDESARSSDAGAIHRDSASGHVNGIVSGNHAQVAAALPPLAPDEVEAGLRAADRVFLESGITSLQDTSWSNTPAHWHAMADYKRRGLVTPRVSLCVGADSIEAFAELGLRTGSPHRDCAPEALRIGAAKIALDESTGDPDPPQALLDATALAAHCAGFQLAFHVPDLVLLDRSLNTLAWLDEAGLTPSLRPRFEHCPACPREWLDRVAASGAIVVAQPALLPLAAPALHASPPDPAQPPLFPFRSFLRHGIPLAFGSDAPLASCAPLEGLKAAVTRRDDAGRAVAAEEAIALAEALRLYTRGGACASGDEDATGTIAAGRRADLVLIEGAGDWAGAADLARARVAMTLIGGRVVWAR from the coding sequence ATGAATGCCGACCTGATCCTTTGCAATCTCGTTGCCTTCACGCCCGGAGCGCCGACTCACGGTGCGGACCTCGTCGCCATCCGCAATGGTCGTATCCTGCACGTGGGAAACCGCTCGGCGCGCGCGTCCCTCACAGGCCCGCACACGCAGGTCGTGGACTGCCAGGGGGCAACCCTGATTCCGGGTTTCAACGACGCGCACTGCCACCCGGTCGCCTTTGCGATGACAACCCGCCATGTCGATTGCGGGCCGCCGCGCGTCGCGAGTATCGCCGATCTCGTCGACGCCCTGCGCGCCCGTGCGGTCGAGACGCGCCCCGGCAACTGGCTGCGCGCGGCGAACTGCGACCCCGCGACTCTTGCCGAGCGACGGCTGCCGAACCGCTGGGAGCTTGACCTCGCGTCGCCCGCCCATCCGGTGATCGTCGTCGAGCGCAGCGGGCAACATTGCGTGCTCAACAGCCGCGCGCTCGCGCTATGCGGCATCGATGAGTCCGCGCGCTCGTCCGACGCCGGCGCAATTCACCGCGACTCCGCGAGCGGCCACGTCAACGGCATCGTATCCGGCAACCACGCCCAGGTCGCCGCCGCGCTGCCGCCGCTCGCGCCCGACGAGGTCGAGGCTGGATTGCGCGCTGCCGACCGCGTCTTCCTCGAATCGGGGATCACCTCCCTGCAGGACACGAGCTGGTCGAACACGCCTGCACATTGGCACGCGATGGCCGACTACAAGCGGCGCGGCCTTGTCACACCGCGCGTATCCTTGTGCGTCGGCGCCGACAGCATCGAAGCGTTCGCCGAGCTGGGGTTGCGCACCGGAAGCCCCCATCGCGACTGCGCGCCGGAAGCGCTGCGCATCGGCGCGGCGAAGATCGCGCTCGACGAGAGCACGGGCGATCCGGATCCGCCGCAGGCGCTGCTCGACGCCACCGCGCTCGCGGCGCACTGTGCCGGGTTCCAGCTCGCATTCCACGTGCCGGACCTCGTGCTGCTCGACCGCTCGCTCAACACGCTCGCATGGTTGGACGAGGCCGGCCTCACACCGTCGCTGCGGCCGCGCTTCGAGCACTGCCCGGCCTGCCCGCGCGAATGGCTGGACCGCGTCGCCGCGAGCGGCGCGATCGTCGTCGCCCAGCCCGCGCTGCTGCCGCTGGCCGCGCCGGCGCTGCATGCCTCTCCGCCCGACCCGGCGCAGCCCCCGCTCTTCCCGTTCCGCTCCTTCCTGCGCCACGGCATCCCGCTCGCGTTCGGCTCCGATGCGCCGCTCGCGTCCTGTGCGCCGCTCGAAGGCCTGAAAGCCGCCGTCACACGGCGCGACGATGCAGGCCGCGCGGTTGCCGCCGAAGAAGCGATTGCGCTCGCCGAGGCGCTGCGTCTCTACACCCGGGGCGGCGCGTGCGCGAGCGGCGATGAGGACGCGACCGGGACGATCGCAGCCGGCCGGCGCGCCGACCTCGTGCTGATCGAAGGCGCAGGCGATTGGGCTGGAGCCGCCGACCTGGCGCGGGCTCGCGTCGCGATGACCCTGATCGGCGGACGGGTGGTGTGGGCGCGCTAG
- a CDS encoding EAL domain-containing protein, which produces MSTFDRQLFSEASTVRVRDSVLNESDDDATFRQKLARIILDGMFEFVGLLDPEGRIVDISRRALDGAGVQLDDIRGKPFWEARWWAVSEELREVAHDLVRRARTGEFVRCDLEVYGAAAGKERVVIDFSLQPVRDEQGRVVFLLPEGRNITEKKHAEIELAHKNAELQQLIDKVRQLDALKNGFFANLSHELRTPLALIMGPAESMLAHGDNLTDLQRRDVGVIHRNAAMLLKQVNELLDLAKLDAGQLRANCLQVDLAHLVRTVAAHFEALAPQRSVAYEVATPATLVAAADSEKMTRIVLNLLSNAFKFTPIGGRVRCALEALGADRVLLRVSDSGPGVAPDMRPVIFDRFAQGRGGEMRGFGGTGLGLAIVKEFAELHGGTVAVSDAPEGGALFEVQLPRRSAVAPGREAGPAADELRDIDAVIGAVKPFDAVKAVERDRPAADDLPLVIVAEDNADMRQYIVEVLGADYRVAPAADGAAALALALAEPPDLVVTDLVMPTLDGDQLVRELRARPALAQLPVLMLSASADAELRLKLLAESVQDYVTKPFSPHELRARVRNLVTMKQARDALQQELATQNVDLVALARQLISNKRSLQRSLKARKVAEERVRHLAFFDATTDLPNRAQLTEMLQQAVAAARAAGRPFALLIVSLERFKEITYTLGQTHGDRLLQDIGPRIRSVLHPDDALAYCGDREFAVLCPGLGAQAASELAERLVARFEEAFELADFGIEIGANVGLAIFPGHGDEAGVLMRHAEVALYRAQQDGKSHSLYSAEQDPYNPRRLQLMGELRAGIARRELVLYCQPKLDLNTREIVALEALTRWQHPFYGLISPDGFVPLIESTGLIAPLTRWVADAALAACHRWQQKRLRVPIAINLSARNLADPRLNEYLQNALITWGAEARWIELEITESSIMVDPHAAQTTLGRLSDRGFRIVIDDFGTGWSSLAYVQKLPIDAIKIDKSFVLPMLQDRDAGVIVHSTIELGHSLGIRVIAEGVENREIFERLIALGCDEAQGYYVGPPMPVGDFDGWVKAAPWPLRANGQ; this is translated from the coding sequence ATGTCGACGTTCGATCGTCAGTTATTCTCCGAGGCGTCAACGGTTCGCGTTCGCGATTCGGTCCTCAACGAGTCCGACGACGATGCGACATTTCGGCAGAAACTGGCACGCATCATCCTCGACGGCATGTTCGAGTTCGTGGGGCTGCTCGACCCGGAAGGCCGGATCGTCGATATCTCCCGGCGGGCGCTCGACGGGGCCGGCGTGCAGCTCGATGACATACGGGGCAAGCCTTTCTGGGAAGCGCGCTGGTGGGCCGTGTCGGAAGAGTTGCGCGAGGTCGCGCATGATCTCGTGCGACGGGCGCGGACAGGCGAATTCGTCCGATGCGATCTCGAAGTGTACGGGGCCGCCGCGGGCAAGGAGCGGGTCGTCATCGACTTCTCGCTGCAGCCGGTGCGGGACGAGCAGGGGCGGGTCGTCTTTCTGCTGCCGGAAGGCCGCAACATCACCGAGAAGAAGCACGCAGAGATCGAGCTCGCGCACAAGAACGCGGAATTGCAGCAGCTCATTGACAAAGTGCGTCAGCTCGACGCGCTGAAGAACGGTTTCTTCGCCAACCTGAGCCACGAGTTGCGCACGCCGCTGGCGCTGATCATGGGGCCTGCCGAGTCGATGTTGGCGCACGGGGACAATCTCACCGACTTGCAGCGCCGCGACGTCGGAGTCATCCATCGCAACGCGGCGATGCTGCTCAAGCAGGTCAATGAGTTGCTCGACCTCGCAAAGCTCGACGCCGGCCAGCTGCGGGCGAACTGTCTGCAGGTCGATCTTGCACATCTGGTCCGCACGGTTGCGGCCCATTTCGAAGCACTCGCGCCGCAGCGTTCCGTCGCTTACGAAGTGGCGACGCCCGCTACGCTTGTCGCCGCAGCGGATTCCGAAAAGATGACCCGCATCGTGCTGAACCTGTTGTCCAACGCCTTCAAATTCACGCCGATCGGCGGGCGAGTCCGATGTGCGCTCGAAGCCCTGGGGGCAGACCGCGTGCTGCTCCGCGTGAGCGATAGCGGGCCGGGCGTGGCGCCGGACATGCGCCCGGTCATCTTCGATCGATTCGCACAGGGGCGGGGCGGCGAAATGCGCGGATTCGGGGGAACCGGACTGGGCCTCGCGATCGTGAAGGAATTCGCCGAACTGCACGGGGGAACGGTGGCGGTATCGGACGCGCCCGAAGGCGGTGCGCTGTTCGAGGTGCAACTGCCGCGGCGATCGGCGGTCGCGCCCGGGCGCGAAGCCGGACCTGCGGCGGACGAGTTGCGGGACATCGATGCGGTCATCGGGGCCGTGAAGCCCTTCGACGCGGTGAAGGCGGTTGAGCGCGATCGGCCCGCGGCGGACGACCTGCCGCTCGTCATCGTCGCCGAGGACAATGCCGACATGCGGCAATACATCGTCGAGGTGCTCGGCGCCGACTATCGCGTCGCGCCGGCTGCCGATGGGGCGGCGGCCCTCGCGCTGGCGCTCGCCGAGCCGCCGGACCTCGTCGTCACGGATCTGGTGATGCCGACGCTCGACGGCGATCAACTGGTGCGCGAACTGCGCGCCCGCCCGGCGCTCGCCCAGCTGCCGGTGCTGATGCTTTCGGCGAGCGCCGATGCCGAGCTGCGCTTGAAACTGCTGGCCGAATCGGTGCAGGACTATGTCACCAAGCCGTTCTCGCCGCACGAGCTGCGCGCCCGCGTGCGGAACCTGGTGACGATGAAGCAGGCGCGCGACGCCTTGCAGCAAGAGCTCGCGACCCAGAACGTGGACCTCGTCGCCTTGGCCCGGCAGCTCATTTCGAACAAGCGGTCGCTGCAGCGCAGCCTCAAGGCTCGCAAGGTCGCCGAGGAAAGGGTCCGGCACCTCGCGTTCTTCGACGCCACCACCGATCTGCCCAATCGCGCGCAGCTCACGGAGATGCTGCAGCAGGCGGTCGCCGCCGCGCGTGCCGCCGGCCGGCCATTCGCCTTGCTGATCGTTTCGCTGGAGCGTTTCAAGGAGATCACCTACACGCTGGGCCAGACGCACGGCGACCGCCTGCTACAGGATATCGGCCCGCGGATCCGGTCCGTACTGCACCCGGACGACGCGCTCGCCTATTGCGGCGACCGCGAATTCGCCGTGCTCTGTCCCGGTCTCGGCGCCCAGGCCGCCTCGGAACTGGCCGAGCGCCTCGTCGCCCGCTTCGAGGAAGCGTTCGAGCTTGCCGATTTCGGCATTGAGATCGGCGCCAACGTCGGCCTCGCGATCTTTCCCGGTCATGGCGACGAAGCGGGAGTCCTGATGCGCCACGCGGAAGTCGCGCTCTACCGCGCGCAGCAGGACGGAAAGTCCCACTCGCTCTACAGCGCCGAGCAGGATCCGTACAATCCGCGCCGCTTGCAGCTGATGGGGGAATTGCGCGCGGGGATCGCAAGGCGCGAACTGGTGCTCTACTGCCAGCCCAAGCTCGATCTCAATACCCGCGAAATCGTCGCGCTCGAAGCCCTGACGCGCTGGCAGCATCCGTTCTACGGCCTCATTTCTCCCGATGGTTTCGTCCCGCTCATCGAGAGCACGGGACTCATCGCGCCGCTCACGCGCTGGGTCGCAGACGCCGCTCTGGCGGCCTGCCACCGCTGGCAGCAGAAGCGTTTGCGCGTGCCGATCGCGATCAACCTGTCGGCGCGCAATCTGGCCGATCCGCGCCTGAACGAATACCTGCAGAACGCGCTGATCACCTGGGGCGCGGAGGCGCGCTGGATCGAACTCGAGATCACGGAGAGCTCGATCATGGTGGATCCGCATGCTGCCCAAACGACGCTCGGTCGCCTGAGCGACCGGGGCTTTCGCATCGTCATCGACGATTTCGGCACCGGCTGGTCGTCGCTCGCGTATGTGCAGAAACTGCCCATCGATGCGATCAAGATCGACAAGTCGTTCGTGCTTCCGATGCTGCAAGACCGCGATGCCGGAGTGATCGTGCATTCCACGATAGAGCTCGGCCACAGCCTGGGTATCCGGGTGATTGCCGAAGGCGTCGAGAACCGGGAAATCTTCGAACGCCTGATCGCCCTCGGATGCGACGAGGCGCAAGGCTATTACGTCGGCCCGCCGATGCCGGTGGGCGACTTTGACGGATGGGTCAAGGCGGCGCCGTGGCCGCTCAGGGCGAACGGGCAGTAG
- a CDS encoding YbhB/YbcL family Raf kinase inhibitor-like protein: MRLTSSFGDNRRLPDRNAFAVVDAERRFRFGANRSPAFTWNEPPAGTRSFVLLCHDPDVPSRFEQINRDDIVIPESMPRVDFFHWVLVDLPAAYRGVAEGKFSDGVMPRGKPGPAARHGARHGLNDFTRGFAGDEHMAGLYFGYDGPCPPWNDERVHRYVFTLYAVDFDRCPLEGRFTGPDVLRTIEGHVLGQASLTARYSLNPRRSAG; encoded by the coding sequence ATGCGTCTGACCAGCAGTTTCGGCGACAACCGGCGCCTGCCGGACCGCAACGCCTTCGCGGTGGTGGACGCCGAACGCCGTTTCCGCTTCGGCGCCAACCGCAGCCCGGCCTTCACGTGGAACGAGCCGCCGGCCGGCACGCGTTCCTTCGTGCTGCTGTGCCACGATCCGGATGTGCCGAGCCGTTTCGAGCAGATCAACCGCGACGATATCGTGATTCCCGAGTCGATGCCGCGCGTCGACTTCTTCCACTGGGTGCTCGTCGATCTGCCTGCCGCGTACCGCGGCGTCGCCGAGGGGAAATTCTCCGACGGCGTCATGCCGCGTGGAAAGCCGGGGCCCGCGGCGCGGCACGGCGCACGGCACGGGCTCAACGACTTCACGCGCGGCTTTGCCGGCGACGAGCACATGGCGGGGCTGTACTTCGGCTACGACGGTCCGTGCCCGCCGTGGAACGACGAGCGCGTGCACCGCTACGTCTTCACGCTCTACGCGGTCGATTTCGATCGTTGTCCGCTGGAGGGGCGGTTCACCGGGCCGGACGTGCTGCGGACGATCGAAGGGCATGTCCTCGGCCAGGCGTCCCTGACCGCACGCTACAGTCTTAATCCGCGGCGCAGCGCCGGCTGA
- a CDS encoding enoyl-CoA hydratase-related protein, giving the protein MPVTLEVKNHVAYVTLNRPEAMNSLDPESTCDLAEIWARVRTDPDIRVAVLSGAGEKAFCTGTDMKKAPPPTECMAATYLREGQPILPHMKMWKPIIAAINGYAVGGGLEMALACDMRIASSNAKFGLTEVKVASLAGLNGTQALPRAIPQAVAMKMLLTGEMISAEEALRYGLVSDVVEPSALADLARTYAEKIASAAPLSVQATKQAAVLGLDMPLEHGILYSHLLWGVLRDTEDRKEGFKAFGERRAPEFRGA; this is encoded by the coding sequence ATGCCGGTAACGCTGGAAGTAAAGAATCACGTCGCCTACGTCACCCTGAACCGTCCGGAAGCGATGAACTCGCTCGACCCGGAATCGACCTGCGATCTCGCCGAAATCTGGGCGCGCGTGCGTACCGACCCCGACATCCGCGTGGCCGTGTTGTCCGGTGCTGGCGAAAAGGCGTTCTGCACAGGCACGGACATGAAGAAGGCACCGCCGCCCACCGAGTGCATGGCAGCGACCTATCTGCGCGAGGGCCAGCCGATCCTGCCGCACATGAAGATGTGGAAGCCGATCATCGCCGCGATCAACGGCTACGCGGTGGGTGGCGGGCTCGAGATGGCGCTTGCGTGCGACATGCGGATCGCCTCGTCGAATGCCAAGTTCGGGCTGACCGAAGTGAAGGTCGCGAGCCTCGCCGGCCTCAACGGCACGCAGGCGCTGCCGCGCGCGATCCCGCAGGCGGTGGCGATGAAGATGCTGCTGACGGGCGAGATGATCTCTGCGGAGGAGGCGCTGCGCTACGGGCTTGTCAGCGACGTGGTCGAGCCGTCGGCGCTCGCGGACCTGGCGCGAACGTACGCGGAGAAGATCGCCAGCGCGGCGCCGCTGAGCGTGCAGGCGACCAAGCAAGCCGCGGTGCTGGGCCTGGATATGCCGCTCGAGCATGGGATCCTGTACTCGCACCTGCTGTGGGGCGTGCTGCGCGATACCGAGGACCGCAAGGAAGGTTTCAAGGCCTTCGGCGAACGGCGCGCGCCCGAATTCCGCGGCGCCTGA